A stretch of Microcoleus sp. bin38.metabat.b11b12b14.051 DNA encodes these proteins:
- a CDS encoding MASE1 domain-containing protein, with the protein MKLLKSHTQPLLHIGILALAYFVTGKLAVSVLGLVKAEASPVWPPAGIALAAMLLQGRRMWPGIAVGSVLLNSTAGIPSAVIVTSAFSVTLQALAGETLLHRSGFCTKLDRLRDVLGLVAGAVIGSTLLGSTLGNLATCVFGWAQWSNFSRNWWTTWLGDGMGILIVTPVLLTLNDAFKSIKLPVKSRSISNFTSILNWFKYQLPITNYQPSTSLRLKLPITNYQLPITNYPIAYQATNNRYNQKILILSSLEALILLTLLVTVSWLVFCSKTQAPIALYPLEYLPFPLIVWAALRLRPPGAIFAYSIVSCIAIWGAVQGGGPFLVKSENLKQAVLFLQAFTGTIAIVALMLAAAVAEREQALVELRRTAALLRDAHASLANAQRIAGLGNWDLNCAAVATTQNCTASAEHPAPNIELRWSDELYRLLGLTPGTVKPTPEVFLQAVHPDDRELVARSQSQAIFERQPYCINYRIAIADGSERIVCEQSAINSNVIAATVQDVTERHRAEAALRASSDRDRLLSEMALRIRHSLDLEQILNTTVAEVRQFFKADRAFIGILDAAGANLPTPAYGKIVAESVGTQYRSILGLLLDDHNHVAHLRTFYARSRVRTVCDTTAVPLSDAVTKYYQEYQIRATLNVPIVLGDELFGILALNQCSDRRQWQEFEIDLLEKLATQVAIALQQAQLLQQVKALNANLESQVEERTRQLQQKMHELQESNRLKDLFLHAVSHNLRTPVMGMLILLKNLLNKSPSEAIQDVPVSRSILQRIVQASEHQLTMVNSLLDAHASEVKGIVVKTEPLHFESLTSAIVADLEPMLSKNQATLTQEIPANLPLINADSKHLQRVLENLLTNAIKHNHPGVNITFKAEVIEVKKTLNFAENAQFLTSPNNLVARCLPNQPCAAGDRTLTLDTTDKNQETQLNFHLDGSCQLPRYQGQIGNNSSNLPQVTVKMVRCSVTDNGVGISVKQQESLFELYVQDPNSRQLTGLGLGLYLSKQIIKAHGGFIGVESTPGSGSTFWFSLPAVSRFEI; encoded by the coding sequence ATGAAATTGCTTAAGAGTCACACTCAACCCCTTCTGCACATCGGCATCCTAGCCCTGGCTTACTTTGTTACCGGAAAACTGGCAGTGTCCGTACTGGGACTGGTGAAAGCCGAAGCCTCGCCCGTGTGGCCCCCCGCCGGCATTGCGCTGGCGGCAATGCTGCTGCAAGGGCGCCGGATGTGGCCGGGCATTGCCGTCGGTTCGGTGCTGTTAAACTCAACCGCCGGTATACCCTCGGCTGTGATTGTCACATCGGCTTTTAGCGTTACCCTGCAAGCGCTGGCTGGGGAGACCCTGCTGCACCGGAGCGGATTTTGCACTAAGCTCGATCGACTGCGAGATGTTCTGGGCTTGGTGGCGGGCGCAGTCATCGGGTCTACTTTGCTCGGTTCAACCCTCGGTAACTTGGCTACGTGCGTTTTTGGTTGGGCTCAGTGGAGCAATTTCTCTCGTAATTGGTGGACTACATGGCTCGGAGACGGGATGGGAATTTTGATCGTCACGCCCGTCCTGCTAACTTTAAACGACGCTTTTAAAAGTATTAAATTACCCGTAAAATCCCGTAGTATTTCAAATTTTACATCAATTTTAAACTGGTTTAAATACCAATTACCAATTACCAATTACCAGCCTTCGACTTCGCTCAGGCTAAAATTACCAATTACCAATTACCAATTACCAATTACCAATTACCCGATCGCATATCAAGCAACTAACAACCGCTACAATCAGAAAATTTTAATTTTATCTTCCTTAGAAGCACTGATTTTGCTAACTCTGCTAGTCACCGTTAGCTGGTTGGTTTTTTGCTCGAAAACACAGGCGCCGATCGCTCTGTATCCCCTGGAATATCTGCCTTTTCCTCTGATAGTTTGGGCAGCCCTGCGGTTGCGGCCGCCGGGAGCGATTTTTGCTTATTCGATCGTCTCTTGTATCGCGATTTGGGGCGCAGTCCAGGGAGGCGGCCCGTTTCTGGTCAAAAGCGAAAATCTCAAACAGGCGGTTTTATTCTTACAAGCTTTTACCGGTACGATCGCCATTGTGGCCCTGATGTTGGCTGCGGCTGTCGCTGAACGCGAGCAAGCCCTCGTGGAATTGCGCCGGACTGCCGCTCTGTTGCGCGATGCTCACGCTAGTTTAGCCAACGCCCAGCGCATCGCTGGGTTGGGTAATTGGGATTTAAATTGCGCCGCTGTCGCCACCACACAAAACTGCACAGCATCCGCAGAACACCCTGCACCAAATATTGAATTGCGGTGGTCGGACGAACTTTATCGCCTCTTGGGCTTGACTCCGGGAACTGTCAAACCCACACCTGAAGTGTTTTTGCAGGCCGTACATCCAGACGACCGAGAATTGGTGGCGCGATCGCAATCTCAAGCGATATTTGAACGCCAACCCTATTGCATTAACTACCGAATTGCGATCGCCGACGGTTCCGAACGCATTGTCTGCGAACAGTCGGCAATTAATTCTAACGTCATCGCCGCCACAGTCCAAGACGTTACCGAACGCCACCGCGCGGAAGCGGCTTTGCGCGCCTCGTCCGATCGCGATCGCCTCCTCTCAGAAATGGCCCTGCGGATTCGCCACTCCCTCGATCTCGAACAAATTCTCAATACTACTGTCGCCGAAGTCCGGCAATTTTTCAAAGCAGACCGCGCTTTCATCGGTATTCTGGACGCAGCCGGGGCAAATCTTCCCACGCCCGCCTACGGTAAAATTGTGGCTGAATCTGTGGGTACTCAATACCGTTCTATTTTGGGGTTGCTGCTAGATGACCACAATCACGTCGCACACTTGAGAACTTTTTATGCCCGCAGCCGCGTCCGCACAGTTTGCGATACTACTGCGGTGCCGCTGAGCGATGCCGTTACCAAATACTACCAGGAGTATCAAATTCGTGCGACTTTAAATGTGCCGATCGTCCTCGGCGACGAACTGTTCGGGATCTTGGCCCTCAACCAGTGTTCTGACAGACGCCAGTGGCAAGAATTTGAAATTGACTTGTTAGAAAAACTCGCTACCCAAGTGGCGATCGCCCTCCAACAAGCCCAACTTTTGCAGCAGGTAAAAGCCCTGAATGCCAACTTAGAATCTCAAGTAGAGGAACGCACCCGCCAACTACAGCAAAAAATGCACGAACTGCAAGAAAGCAACCGCCTCAAAGACCTATTTTTGCACGCAGTTTCTCACAATCTCCGCACTCCTGTGATGGGAATGTTAATCCTGCTCAAAAATTTGCTCAACAAATCGCCCTCGGAAGCTATACAGGATGTTCCAGTTTCGCGATCGATTTTGCAGCGCATCGTTCAGGCTAGCGAACACCAATTGACTATGGTTAATTCCCTGCTCGACGCTCACGCCAGCGAGGTCAAAGGAATTGTTGTTAAGACAGAACCGCTACATTTCGAGTCTTTGACTTCAGCAATTGTTGCGGATTTAGAACCGATGCTATCCAAAAATCAAGCAACTTTAACTCAAGAAATTCCGGCAAATTTGCCGCTAATCAATGCCGACAGCAAACACTTGCAGCGGGTGCTAGAAAATCTCCTAACCAATGCTATCAAACACAATCATCCGGGAGTCAATATAACATTTAAAGCCGAGGTAATTGAAGTTAAAAAAACACTAAATTTTGCCGAAAACGCACAGTTTTTGACATCCCCCAATAATTTAGTCGCCCGGTGTCTCCCCAACCAGCCCTGTGCTGCGGGCGATCGTACCTTGACGCTCGACACCACCGACAAAAATCAGGAAACCCAGCTCAATTTTCACCTTGACGGCAGTTGTCAACTGCCCCGCTATCAGGGTCAAATTGGCAATAACAGCAGCAATTTACCCCAAGTTACCGTAAAAATGGTTCGCTGTAGTGTAACAGACAATGGAGTGGGAATCAGCGTCAAACAACAGGAATCTTTATTTGAACTTTACGTTCAAGACCCCAATAGCCGACAATTAACAGGGCTGGGTTTGGGATTGTACCTCTCCAAGCAAATTATCAAAGCTCACGGCGGCTTCATCGGCGTCGAAAGCACCCCCGGAAGCGGCTCGACTTTCTGGTTTTCGCTACCTGCTGTCAGTCGATTTGAGATTTGA